The genomic region GGATTATAACACGTCGCACCTTGTTGGATCGGACGGCAATCGGCCCCTCCTTCGCCACAAGCATAATCAATTCCTGCTTGAAGCTTTTCCTTTCCGATTTTCCCATTAGCCACACACCAAGTCTGTCCGACTGCCGTCTTAGACACTTCTCCACCGCCGCCACTCGCCTGAGGAGCCTGACTCTTGTTTTGGTTGCCCGGAGTAGATAGCTCTTTCTGTGTAAGTGAAATATCATAGACTTTCTCTTCGTTAGGGTAAAATAGTCCATAATTTCTCTCAGAAGTGGGACCCGGTTTTAGATTCTCATTAAACAAAGCAAACAAATAAACGTTAAGTGGGTCCTGCGGTCTTAAAGGTGTCCCATTTCCTGTCAAGACTCTTTTCACTAAATTGCCATTATACGACGCCGCATTCTCCTCACTTGCGCCAACTTCATCCTCACCGCCAACTGAAGGCCATCCAGTCTCTGTCACAACCATCTTTACGTCGTCGTATTGAATAGCTTTCATAGCAGCAAAAACGGCGTCGAGTTGGGCCTCTAAAAggctaaaatattttaacccGTTACCCGAGTCCACAACACCCGGGTTTTCCTTAAACAACGTATAGTCTAAAGAGATTTCTTTAGAATTAGCAGCGTAAGCAAAAAAGGGGTATGCATTAACCATGAGATATGACCCGGTTTTACGTAAGAACTCCAACATGGGTTTCATAACGGGTTCGATCAAATCGGGCTTGAAAGATCCGGCAGATGATGGATATGAGCTCTGCAATGAACTTAAAGCTATAGGAGAGGAGATTTTAATGGAAGAAAGGTTAAACTTAACAAGAGAGTTATAAACATTTTTCATTGCAGGGACAAGGTATTTGGTAGTGTTTTGTGGATCAACAAAGACTTCATTACCAACAGCAATGGCTTCAATTTGTGTTTTAGGGTGATACTGAGAGATATTGGCTTGAACCCAGTTATCAGCAAATGATTGATCTGCTGCTGTAGAGGCAAGAAGCTCGTTGGGGAGAGCAACAACGACGGTAATCCCGGAATTGGCAAGTGCTGTCAAAACGGTAGAGTCTGTATCGTAGAGCTTGACACGGTTGATTCCCTGTGATTTCAGAAGTTCAACAACTTTTTCTGGCGATGGCAAATTGTTTGCCACTCTGCCGTAGTTTATTCCCACAGTACCCGATGCATCTGCAGATATAtaacaaagaaacaaaacatTAACAGCAATAATAACACAAAccataaaagagaaaattgagGAAAAGGCGTCTTCAGAACTatatgaagaaagaaagaaatgaaaaggagGGTGGGGGGATAAATACCTGCAAAAAcgaaaaatgaaagaaggaaaaggaacaACGGGCCTGAAAATGCAAGAGAAGCCATGCTCTGTTTCATTTTGGGAaaacagagaaaaagaaaatgagggGTTGCTGGTTAGTATTGTTGGGAGTGGGATTAGTGATATTTATAGAGAAGGGCTATATTATGAATCAATGGAAGGGGAGGAAATGAGGTGGTGGTGGAGCCCACGTGAAGAGACTAGAGAGTGGACATAGccaaaaagggaaaagaaaaaggaagaacaaGTTAATGTGTTGTACGACAATTGCGTAGGTAGCGGGAACCTCAACACCCACCACCAACACGACCGTTTAAAACACTCCATTGCTACAGTTAGTTAGTAATGAATGGTAATCTTAATGCTATTATGATGTTTTAGCCCTACACGTGGCATGATCTTCCATCGTGGGTGCTTCTAACAGTTGCAGGAAGTTGGCCTACCTCTGACTTCTTCCCTGTGTTTTCACCTCAGTTTATAATGGGAGTTCAACATGCAATGatttagtttaaattaggattttcttttttttattattattttttttctttcactaaAAATTGAACGTTGGAACTGCCAGCTGTtcttgtcttcttgtcttatTTTGGGCTTccgtttaatttgttttattttgataaccaagaatttcttaaattattcattcagtctaatataaataaaatttcttttttttttaaaaaaaaaaattgataaataaatattttaaaaagaatttgcaaATATCTCAAATTGAgtttacttatttataataataataaaaagaaccTTGAAGATTAAGagatttattatactaataatgGATAGACTtagaagaaaatgatgaaagGATAAGAATTATCCCTTGTTTGATAGATCTTATGAGTTTACAAACAAATGTTGGGAAGGAAGTAATTATCCCTATAAGAAATTTAAGAATTgtactaaatatattttaaagtgAAATTACTTTATTACTTGTTTAACGTCTACATGACTAGATTTCTTCCTATCCCTCTAAAcattaaaaacaaagaaaaaaagaaattgttagaATTCCATCctaataacaaaaacaaactcATTACATCGGGTAACAAtgggaaataaataaaattttcacatTGATAATGttactatattaaaaaaaaatactaaaatttaatttatatcaatttttattcacGCGTGGTATATAATACtgtaataaaattactttgttaataaaaaaattaactaaatatcaatctcaaaacattaaataatattataaaaatagactaaatatatatttatattcgaTAACTATGTATCATTACCTTATTATTCTATCAAATAATAACCCGTTTGTTCTCTATTACTCTTTGTCaacaaaacataattaaaagaGTATTGCAAGGCGGACGTTCGGTACTCTCGCATCTACATATTGTGAGTGAAAATTGACCTAATATATTGTACCATTTATATCAAAGAAATTAGTCAACAAGTTTTAATCGATTTCTCATCATAAACTTCTAAGCCGTGCGGCTTTTTATGATAGCAGTTGCCTTTGTTTTGATACAATCTTCATACTATAGCTAGCCACAAACCTTACTTCCCAAGTATcaaattaattgtataatatCATAAAGAATTACATTTGCTTGTCAAGTTTCAGGAAATATATTTTCCAAACTACACAAAATTGTGATAAAGACTACATGCCTTTATGCGACCAACTACGTTTGCTATTTGCTAGTGATGAAAAGGATAGGCAGCAATTGTCTCAAGCTTAAACCTTACCATTGCTTATAATTTTCTAGCCGACTCATTACTTGATGGTGGTGACAATTGACAATTTTGAATTAGTTTGTTGAATTCATATACTATTGGGCGAATATATGGTCtcgttttaattaatttttagatataaagGTATTCAAAACAATTCCATCATGACGATGCGTGCTATGCATCCGTAcctaaaaaattgaataacaaATTATTATGAACATTactttaaacataaaaatgatTTCATCATctgtaaatataattaatttaattatttaatatacaaGTTGAGATCCACATAGAGTTATATAAACCTAGCTACTTGTTAAGAGGGTAACAAGTAGTagtctttttttccttttctaatgTCACTAAGTGCATCAACTATCCCAATTGATTGGTCTATTTTCTCCATAATTGAAccttataaataaacaatctTATCTTGTAAGAagcaaaatttcaaatttttgcaCTGAATTGAACCATAATTTGCATGTGAAACCAAATTGGTcccaatattttttatataaattgctGGTTTTGAGACTGTGACTTCTCCTTTTGGATGAAGACAAAGAATCCACTGCATCATCAATTTTTCAATTCATGCATTTGgtagaatattatttattaaatcaacaatgaatttataatgataataaaaggTATTGTTGCTGCCATTTCTGGTCTCAAAGTCATCATAATTCGATGCAAATTCTGATGTATAATCAAAGAGAATATAATGTCTATCGAGACTActgtattaataataaattgactGTTTAATTACCCTAAAATAACTTCTCCCTAAAGATGAGACAAATAGTAAGTCACCTGCTCTTGTAAATGGGTCTCACATGCGAAGTTTTGACTAGGAGAAGAGTAGCGATAATAGTTTTTAGAAGAGAACGAAggcaaataattaattgatccCTTTCTCGACAAGTAGAAATATTTCTTTAGTCAAGGGTGTTGAAATATTGAGACTTATGTAACTTATATCTAAGGTAgtttacttatatatatatatattatatatatttaatatgataataaataaacattcaatttaaataaagtatTAAGTTCGAgtgtctttctttttatttatagttttaaaaatacaaacaAAACGGCTTAGTTAAGAATATATGTAATGTATAATGTATGTATTGTATATCGAAATACCAAACCTTAGGAATGTTCCATCTTTTACTATATAGTATTACTATTTGACCCTTTTGCCTTATAATATGCGCTAAAATACCCAAAAAAAGGTCAAGTGGTCATACCAAAAcatacaagaaaaagaaaaatgttggTGAAGAGTATATATGTTGTTAAGGGTGTTGATTGTTGGAATGTGATTGAAACTTGAAAGATCGCTCAATACCCATCACATAATTAAGTATCGCCATTGGTGATCAAATGATGAGTTCTTCAGACGTGTAGGCAATTTCTTAAagatttattttgaaaaattatttctcaaatttgattaaaattaaaaacatatattttaataatttctttatgatcacaagatatttaattagataataaattaattaaaagtacttatttaatcaaatatttatatttttattagtatttacaATCTAAAAAATGTGAAAAACATTGAATGtatctaaaaaatactaaaagaatGAAATACATGTTACttctttaatataaaagaaaaatctctgttaaatttt from Ricinus communis isolate WT05 ecotype wild-type chromosome 9, ASM1957865v1, whole genome shotgun sequence harbors:
- the LOC8287633 gene encoding glucan endo-1,3-beta-glucosidase 12, whose translation is MKQSMASLAFSGPLFLFLLSFFVFADASGTVGINYGRVANNLPSPEKVVELLKSQGINRVKLYDTDSTVLTALANSGITVVVALPNELLASTAADQSFADNWVQANISQYHPKTQIEAIAVGNEVFVDPQNTTKYLVPAMKNVYNSLVKFNLSSIKISSPIALSSLQSSYPSSAGSFKPDLIEPVMKPMLEFLRKTGSYLMVNAYPFFAYAANSKEISLDYTLFKENPGVVDSGNGLKYFSLLEAQLDAVFAAMKAIQYDDVKMVVTETGWPSVGGEDEVGASEENAASYNGNLVKRVLTGNGTPLRPQDPLNVYLFALFNENLKPGPTSERNYGLFYPNEEKVYDISLTQKELSTPGNQNKSQAPQASGGGGEVSKTAVGQTWCVANGKIGKEKLQAGIDYACGEGGADCRPIQQGATCYNPNTVEAHASYAFNSYYQKKSRAAGTCYFGGAAYVVTQPPRYGNCEFPTGY